The sequence below is a genomic window from Prosthecobacter dejongeii.
CAACCCTTGAATAAAGATGCAGATTCTGTGTTGAGAAGCCTCTGGGGCAGCGCTGATTGCCCTGAAATGAACGGAACGGACCCTGACCACGCAGCCCCCACCCCAGCCAGCCCACTGTCTGCAAACGTGGAAATCACTGACCAAGCTAGGCTGGAGGACGAAACCACTCGTTCCATGGGCCGGGAAAATCGGCGCATGCTCATCCTCGTGGGGATCATCGCCTTCTTTCTCCTGGTCGCTCATTTTACACCCCTGAAAGCATGGCTCACCAACATCCAGGCCTGGAAAGACTTTGTGGATGAACTCGGCTGGATAGGCCACCTCAGCTTCATCCTCGCCTGCGCGGGTGGGGTCATGATAGGGTTACCTCGCTTGCCGCTCTGCGCTGGTGCAGGCCTCATCTTTGGTTTTGTGGAAGGCCTGGGTTTATCGTTAGCGGGATCGGTAATGGGGTCCTATGGCGCTTTTTTAATGACACGCGCCGGAGCGCGCCGGGCGGTACTGGCACGGGCGGAAAAATGGCCGTGGCTGCGCCAGATGCTGGAGAAACCTTCCTGGCTGAAAGTTTTCTGGGTGCGCCAGATGATGCTGCCAGGCCTGGTCCTCAATGTCCTCCTAGGCGTGACGGAGGTGGCACACGCCAC
It includes:
- a CDS encoding TVP38/TMEM64 family protein yields the protein MNGTDPDHAAPTPASPLSANVEITDQARLEDETTRSMGRENRRMLILVGIIAFFLLVAHFTPLKAWLTNIQAWKDFVDELGWIGHLSFILACAGGVMIGLPRLPLCAGAGLIFGFVEGLGLSLAGSVMGSYGAFLMTRAGARRAVLARAEKWPWLRQMLEKPSWLKVFWVRQMMLPGLVLNVLLGVTEVAHATFLFGTLAGYLPLNVAFTLVGSGLGKGSLAHSLTQLLGALAVVNVVGWLVWRLARKRQA